A window of Rhododendron vialii isolate Sample 1 chromosome 11a, ASM3025357v1 genomic DNA:
TCCTGATACgataagcttccttcttgtctgCCGGCAGAGTATCATTTTTGAGGAACGCAatgatctcgtccatccagcttgggCCCAGTTCAACGTTGAGAACCTTTgaagtggtatcaaagcttggGTGGTCCATGTTGCCAAAGCTGATTGTCCGAAATTCGGTTGCTTTTGAAGCTGAGGCAAGGCCAGCGAGTGTGTCGGCATGCGCGTTGTgttcgcggttgatctgttcgattttgaaattggggaaGTGGGTGATTAGTTCGGCTGCGGTGGCCTGATATTTTGACATCCGTGGATCCCGAGCCTCATAATCGCCCAATATTTGGTTAacgatgagttgggagtcacagTAAACAACAAGGTTGGAAATTTCCATCACTACCGTAGAGCGTAAGCCAGTTAGGAGCGCTTCATATTCAACTTCGTTTTTGGTGACGGGGAAGTTGATGCTGATAGCACTTTCGTGTAGTGTTCCACAGGGGGAGACTAGAACGACCCCGGCCCCTGGTCCGTTGCTGTTTGATGCTCCGTCAACATGTAGACGCCATATGTCAccttggaaaaggtgccaaggtTCTGGTGACAGTTGATGCTCGGCGACGGTTTGTGTTGGGATGGGTATGTTAAGGAGTTCAGTATCTTCTGGAGTAAGTTCAGCAATGAAATCAGCAAGAACCtgtcctttgattgccgttcgtggTTCAAACcggatatcaaagtttgctagctcGACTGCCCACTTGGAAACCCTGTTGGATAGATCAGCCTTTCGAAAGAGGCTCTTGAGGGGATGTTCAGTTAAGACGACGATAGGGTGTGACTGAAAGTAGGGCAGGAGTTTTCTAGCCGCTGAAACGAGAGCGAGGGCTAACTTTTTAAGTGGTAGGTAgcgagtttgagctggaaggagtgtcttgcttgtgaaatagataGGCTTGTCATCGGCGCCTTCCCGGCGTACGAGAGCAGAAGTGGTTGCGTGGGCGGATACGGCGAGGTAGAGATATAAAGTTTCGAACTCCTTCGGTTTTACCAACAACGGGGCCGAATTTAAGTAGTCCTTTAGTTCGGCAAAGGCTGAGTCACAatccggggtccattcaaagctgtgtcaactttttcccttcaaggcgtggaagaatgcgtggcatttttctgaggatttgctgatgaatcggtttagagccgctgccatcccagtgagcctttgtacttccttgatcgcCCTGGGTGGGCACAAATCTTGAACagccttgatttggttggggtcgGCCTCAATGCCTCTTCGAGTGACCAGGTGTCCGAGGAATTTCCTAGCGCTCACCCCAAATGCGCATTTTTCAGGATTTAGCTGTAGCTTGTGGAGTTTGAGGATGTCGAAGACTTCCACCAAGTCTCggaggtggttggattccttcttgcttttgactACAAGGTCATCAATGTAGGCCTCCACGGTATGGCCGATTTGTTCATctaacatcttgaatattgctctgttgaacgttgcccctgaattcttgagcccaaagggcatgacgcggtaaCAAAAGATGCCGTGtggcgtgatgaaagcagttcTCCCTGTcatcggggtccatggcaatttggtggtagccacggtaggcgtccaggaagcttagccgagcatggcctgccgttgcatccacaagttgatcaatctttggCAGTGgaaaccaatcctttggacaagcatcgttgagattggtataattcacgcagactcgccatttgccgtttttctttttaacgaccACAGTGTTAGACAGCCAtgttgggtattgtacttcttggatggcgttgGCCTCCAGCAGTCGCTTGACCTCTTCGACGACGACGTCAGCGTGCTCAGCTGCAGAACGTCGTGCTTTCTGGATGACAGGCTTGGcatctttcttgatgttgagtgagtgactgatgaaattgggatcgacccccggcatttcgttgggggtccaggcaAAAACTTCTACATTTTTCatgaggtattggaacatttcttcaCGATCAGTCTCGCTGATGGAAGAACTGATCAAGAAGAATCGGGAtccatcctcgttgattggcatttggacgaggtcctcctctgctttgtcttcggcttCCAGGCCGATGTCATCGATTACGGCCACgtcggggacttcaacccattgaacttgtttggctttggcggaattgtggacggcagagacgtagcattttttggaggctACTTGGTCACCTCGCAAATCTTCTTGTCTTCTTGTGGCACCGATGAAGCGGACGACCTGATGGTAGGTGgaagcaatggcttgcattccgtggagccaagttcggccaaggatggcgttgtatgggctcggaacgttgacgacgatgaattcgacggtcaAAGTTTTTGAGCCGACGacgactgggaggaagattcgGCCAAGTGGCCAGACGGGTGCACCGTTGAAGCCTATGAGGTGTACGTCGGTaggttgtagggctgactcTGGTAGATCCAACTTCTTGAAAAGGTCGTAATGCatgacctctgctgaacttccttgatcaatGAGGACGCGCTTTACGTCGTGGACGCCTATTTGGATGGTGACGACGAGGGCGTCCGAGTGTGGAGTTTTAACATGTTCAAGGTCACGCTCAGTAAAGCTTATCGTCCACTTGGGTACGTCCTGCGGTCGTTGACGCTTGGATCCGCAACCAACTGAGAGTATCTGTTTAGATGTTGAGGCGTGATCGATGTCGGCCTTGAGGGCGGTTTCGGATGCCTTCGTCATTGGACCGTGGATGACGTGTATCAGTGGGCGCTGTTtgttggggttgggatttgtctgTCGGGCGGGCGTTTTTGCCCGATCAATGTATTGGTCGAGATGGCCTTGGGCCGCCAAACGTTCCAACAGCGCCTTGTACGGAGTACATGCCGTTGTatagtggccgagctcattgtgatatGACCACTTCTTCCTCGGGTTCTGATTCGTTTGGCCGTTGTCCGTGCCGAGCTTGCCTTgcggccactcgaaccatggttgtCTCATGATTTCTTTTAGgaaggaccagatgggttctttgaaatgggtggtttcggccacgtagtcgtgctctTTGGGCTAGCAtttcttcccttctttgatgttgtgtACCTGCTTTTTGGGTTGCAGGTGCTGGGTGATTGCTGGTGCCGGTAGTTGGGTTGCGGCCGAGGTGAAGGATGCTGTCAAGCTCGGGATTCCCAGGGCCGCGCGGTCCGCATAAAACTCTTCAAGAGCACAGAATCTCTCCACGACGCGCATTAATTCTCCCATGCCGTGTGGTGGGCGGATGGTGAGTTCGTCTAGGATCTTGCTGCCGGTTTCCAGACCGTTTTTGAAAGTGCGCGCAGCCCAATATTCATCGATTCCTGGAATTTCGTTGAACAGCTGCCAATAACGCTGGGCGTATTGTCTGAGTGTTTCGTTTtggagcttcctcatctgggacaaGGACTCAGGCTCCTTGGCTGTCTTGTTACTGGTGATGAAGCGagtgttgaaggcgcgttcaaggtcggccaggttccgtatggatccagcgggcaatttgttgaaccactggagtccaagggagccgaggctggacggGAACGCTTTGCATTTTATTTCGTCTCTCGTGGTgcatagctcaatggtttgacggaagtggaTAAGGTGAgtgtaggcttcgcatgtggtaGGATCGAACTTCGTAAACTTTGgcaggtggaagttgggttcggccgtcatgttgattatgtggggtgCGAAGGGAGAAACACCGAGGTCCTTCAGCTGCCGTTTAAAACCAGGGCGTGGCGGCCTGTCGTGCTCAACCGTCTTTGTTCTCTCGGACTCTCTATCTGGAGACTTTTTGCGGTTTCGATGCCGGAGTTTGTCTCGTAAATCTGCTGCCACCCGGCGATGTTCGTCAACCGTTTCTCCTCTGTCCTTACGGGATTTGGTCTCGTTGTTTGGCTCGTCAATACGCACACCCTTTCCGTTCCGTCGAGCCTGGTTGCTGTTGTCGAACTTTTCTGCAGGGATTTCACCGAGTCGTTCAGATACATGGCGTCTGATCTCCGCAGAATCTCGGCTACGGTGGGAAACCAttgtgcgagagaattctgcgcgaccagtcgagtatgtgcttgtaaaTGACGTGGTATCCCTAGTGTTGGTTCGATCGTGGtcttttgagcggtgtgttctCGATGCGGTGGGTTGCTTGTAAAGGATTATCTCTCTGGCGTCCCCCGGTGCCGGGGTGAAGCCTAGGCGGTCTTTTACGGATCCGCGTTGGCCTCCCTCGTTTTGACAcctttgtggtggtggtggaggtggcgtTCGCGTTCTCCTACCCCCTCCACCAGATCTGGATGCGGAGGGGGTGGTCTCTTGATGCATGCGCTGTTTCATTTGAGCCACCTCCGCCCTTAGCGTAGCCAACTCGTTATCGCGTTCGTCGTCGCGACGCTGTAACAAACGGATATAGGCCGCCGTTACGTCGTCCGCGACTGGTGAGAGACCGGATCCTGGGGCGAGGGacatggacatgtgcctctcgTGGGGTGTTGTGGGGATGACATTTCCGCTAGCGTCTTTCGTCCCTGAGATGGCTACATCCGtctgatctccgcccatggtgagtggtttggtcggggtttttttttcacgAAGGAGTGGGGGGTTTGGAGGATGTgagagccgtttgaatcagaagcaattcacgtcgggttcaccaattgtgtggcccgtgatcctcgatcttctcctccgctggtggcttgatggttattgagtcttctcctagcctgcacagggagcgcacgactaagacctggccgggggttgtcccggcaaggccctccggcgagaggatcaGTATTGTGCAGAGAGAGGAGGCAGAAGACAATGAGTGTGAGTCTGTAGTAGCACGTACCTGTTTAGGGTTATCATCGCTAGatatttatagagctccctgACTTGCCCTCCAAGCACGGGCACGTGCCAGGCGACGTTACCGTGACGTCACCGaacagatctggtaaccgctttTGGGAGTGAGCTGGCactcccatgtgcgctcatgattatccctTGGCATAACCGCCTCTGCACATGGGTGGGCACGTGGCCGAGCTCGGAAGAACCTAACGGTTGCCAAGCTTGTGGGGAAGCCGAGCCCGAAGAGTATTCGGGCTAGGCAAACATCATCCGCGTGGCCGAGCTTGACATAAAACTATTCATCGTCGGACGAGATGGACAAAGTCAGAGCCGACAACCGGCTCTTCTCGGCTATCGCCGAGCCTAGTGGAGTGTGTTTGCTGCCCCGTGCGGCAGCTGACGGTGGCAGAGGAGTGGAGGTGGTCCCTGGAGCGATCTCAGTTGTGCTCGGCCTACTACACACTCCACGATCTTTTTTTACTCTTTGGAGTATGTTTGTGATTCCGAGGAATACAAGTTGATTAGAGTATTCTCCCTCCTGGTGATGGAGAATCATCTGATCTTGAGTACTCTTCAGTGTTAATGGAGATTCTTACTCTGCGCAAGGACCAGTCATGGAGAAGGCTCCCAATGTTGTCACTCGATCTATCGAGAGAAACTGCTTACATTAACGGGAGTATCTTTTGGTTGCATACTAGTGGAAACCAAATCATTGGTTTCGACTTCCAATTGGAGGAGTATCGGGTGGTTCACCCCCCCACCAAGCACTCCCTGTCGTGGAGCCTTATTGTATGGATTCAAAAATTGTCTAGCTCTGTTGCTAAGTGAAACGCATGAACAGGAATTAGAGCTCTGGGCGATGGAACCCGGAAAAACTAGTACTCCACAATCATCAGAATGTTCTTGGGTTAACCACCTTATCGAAATTCCACATACTATCGTTGGACGCGTATTAACGGGGAATTTACGTAGAGGGGAGATGTTATGGACCAGTGAAGAGAGGAAGTCATGCCTCCCTCTTTATTCATTAATTTGATCACAAAAAAGCGAAGCTTGAAATGTTTGTAAATCTTCGGTTTCTGTCGTCATCGAAACCTTCATTCGTAAAGACAAAGCGCTTGAACATGTACCGTTGCGAGGAAAATATCATGCCATTATTTGACAGACAAGGAATAGCTTGCAAGAATCGAAGTTATGGAGCGAAAGATGATTCATATAGCTGACCCATGCTGGTTGATTGGAACATGAGGTTTTAGTACATGTACCCACGCTTCCTTTTGCAGTGTGGGTTATGACCGTTGGTTTGCACTTTGCACTGCATGGTGTCTTCATCCAGTTTATCTTTTTTTGCTTAacattttttcccccaaaaaataCTGTAAAAGAAAGTCGTTCAAAGTATTGGTTGTAACTATCACCTTTTTTTTGCTTGCATCATTATATTAGCATAAGCTAGATTGCCCTAGATTTTGACAGACTAGTAGAGGAGATGGATACAATGTATGAGTTATGCAATAGAATGCGAATTCATGCTCTACGTATGCAGACAATACTGTTACCCATTCTGCGAGGAGGGCCTCGGAGTTTCTTACAGTTGTACTTAGTCACGTATGTCAAAAAATGATAAGGAGTAAATAAAATGGTAGTGATTTGCAAACTCTCCTTTCTGATTACaacacttcattttttactttttagcaCGTGACGTTAGAAAACAATCTGTAAAGTTTTGTAAACTCaaatgatgaaagaaaaaaagagtgagtgttatcataaaaaaaaatgggagtgCATAAGTAATTTACCTAAATAAAAGAGTTTAAGTTTATGTGACGAAAGTAAAAGTGTCCCCGTTTGAAATAGCTTAAAAGTTTAAGCACTTGCATGCAAAGAAACAGCGGTTAGTTGGTCTGTGGCATTTTTTTCCCCACATCTTGCATTTTCTTGCCACCCAGAAATAGAGATTCTGGGATTTTCATCATTTTCTCTGTTAGGGTAAGAGAACACATTcaagcaaaaaataaacatgcaATCGAAAGGACAAGACGCGCGATGTATGTGGTTCAGATTTAAGCAATTTGTCTAATCGTACTCCACGGGGTGCTGGTGGTTTTACTATGATGAAAGGTGAATAAAGTTACAATGTGGGCTGCCTATCCTTTGCCTTTTATAAGCCCTAAAACCATCAAAAATGCGCAGACATATAGCTTCTCTTGTCCGGACCATCGAGACCCTGGTCCGGACCACTGAATTCTTTGATCCGAACCAAATCGGACCATGTCAGACCACAAATGCTGCAACTTAGTTTTGGTTCCTCTTGCCTGGTCCGAACCACAGTTGGCTTGGTCCGTACCAGAGATGCTGAAACTTCAGAAAACGTGTAGAAAATGCTGAATTCCTCTTCACACTCAACATTCTCAACTTTGTTACTGTGGTTTCGTGTTTTTAGCTCTCAATTCATTGAATGAAATTAGTGAACAGTCAAGTTCAAATGAGCTCTATGGGTGGGGTGGTTACATTTTGATATTGGTGCACAAAGGCCAAGTTGCTTCAAATATGGGAAACACAACTCTTGGAGAGGTTATTCCATGTTCTAGGACAATGTTGAAACAGTCGCAATAGTCGCACGATTATGTGGGTTCCACGCCTAGCTAAATGCAGAGTAAGAAGAGCATAAAATAGTTTTCCAAACTCTTGAGCAGGAAACATGCATAGAAGATGAGAAGCACTTTTCAAATCTGCAGTCTAATGAATCACATTGAAATGTCAACGAAGGATATACAATAGGATAGCAAACCCACGCCCACTTCCGATGACTGAGGCCCCATTCcgctaataagtacttattgtttgaaaaataaatacttattttaattagtagaaCACACCCTCGGATAGTACTTAGAGTCaatcgattttttatttttattttggacaaGACAAATCATATACTACTGGCTATTCTAACCTGGGGGACAATGGACAGGGCTGGTGGGATTTGAAGTCACCACCTGATGAACCAAGCAAAGCGTACCAAACCAACAAGCTACAACTCAAGTTTGGTTCAATTTTCCTAATTAGACAGCATTGTTCGGTTCAGTTTCGTACGCGATTTGAATGTGCTAAGATTCGATTCGGGCTGTCTGTGCCAAGATGAATCGGCCGCTCTGCAACCATTCAGCAGCATCCCTGGTCCTATTTTGACATATATGCCCATTGTTTTGGAGGAATATGGCCTGAGCCAATTGTTTTCTCTAGTATTGAAGACACATAATTATTCCGTATGGGCTCCTGTTGTGCATTGGCTGAATTTATGTAATGACTGAGCTGCACATTGaagttaaaatgaaaaaaaattcaacctcAAATTAGTGAAAATCCTTAATTAtattcaaaataatttcatATGGGAGAAACATGCAATACtcaataaaattaacaaatttatAATCCCTCCGTCTTGATAGTCTCTTTCCACTATTTGGAATCTTTTAAAAACTTGTCTATAGTttgcaatttataatgtttttaattaatatgcaatatggatcttatttgatagatttcaatttatTCTATTAGacatagtttttaaaattatatactATAACATTGTATATTACAAGATACATATAATTTTCTGAAGGGCACATATGTCGAAAATGAACAAACATAATTGGGACGAAGCGGGTactttgaaaggaaaaaaattacaggGGGCATGGCCTCACCCAGCCATAATGTACCTCCACCGTTGCACAATAGTAATTTTCAACCACACATGTTCATGTACTCAATAGGAATGTCAACGGGATGGTTTGActcatattttgaaattttaattaagTTCAAAATTTACCATAAAAATCGACCCGAATCAAGACCCGCAAGCTTCTTTTCATTGAGATCATAGTCGTACCAGACAGGAATTCACTATATTGAGAAAAACTCCAAACCTAGTGGGGGCTGAAATAgactttggaaaaaaaaatatagtgaattgtatttaaaaaggaattaattctcattaaaaaaaCTTGTAGTTAAAAAATTGGGTAGATTTCGAGTGTAGAATTTagggaaagaaatgaaaaagaagagagagttttaaaaaaattctttttcattgtttggtttctagcgaaagagaaaggaaagttaAACAAGCAAGTTGAATTTTCCCTCCTATATTTTTTCTTAACTTTTCCCTCTAAGTTCCATGATAGAGCCTTCGTTTCTATAAGTGCGATGCGGTTACGTTTGGCAGGAACTATTAAATAATCCGCTTACACATGCGGGAGTGTGAAAGCATCTTTAAAAACTTCaccaaaaaattagaatttgtGAGAGTAAGAATTGAAAGCACGATTGATTAATTTAACAGTTCACCGAATAAATCCTACAGCTGTGATTATGTTTGGGAAAATAGCCAATTTACACTGAATCATTTATTCCAATTGTTTTCAATTCTCGCCGCATGTTTCCAATTTCAGAGCCCTCCAgcccccccttctctccctCACACATACGCGTTCACACCCGTTTTGAAATTTATATCTCACATGATCAAAATAAGAAATTCAAATCTCACCCTTAACAATGCGCGtgctttctctctttttcctccactAAATCCTCACCGTTTTCTTTCCACTTCTCTCTCCCCGTCACCCTCTTGCTCTCACCTCTTTGCAAACCCTTATAGTTTGCCTCCTTCTCAATCCACCATCATCGCATGCCTATCTTTAATATCGCTGAAAGAGATTTGttgggtttgatttgtattttttaatctCTAAAGCAAAGGTTTCCTTATCCCATGAACAATTTCCacaaagttaattttttttatcaccacTATTATGTTAATTGGGTATTTAGATTTTCTGAATTGGAGGTTGGGGATTTTGTTTGTATTACATCTCCAAAGCAAAGATTTCCTATTCTGTTATCACAAATTAACAGTTGGGAGTTGCCGATTACAATCTTATATTTTATTATTGAGCTTAAATGCTATAGAATATACTTGGACTATTGTTTTTCGTAGAGTTGTTGGACTCGTTAAGACCGATTGAGATATTGCATTCACTAGTACTAGTAGACTTTTATAGTGTGTGTACTAGTAGACTTTTATAGTGTGTGTAGAGTTGTAGAGCATGCCGGGCATCACGTGGAGCACCCAATAATTTCCCCTCATTAAGACAGCAACGGTAGTTAGAAGAAATCCCAACACAGTCACTTTTCGCAAAGTAAAAGGGTcataagaaaagagagagagagagagagagagagagagagcaaagaaACATATTTAAAGCtctgtctagagagagagaaagtacgTCAGTCCTCTGAAGTGATTTGCAGAGAGAAAAGAGCGTGGTTCTTCTGAAAACCCTAGACCTCCGTTTCAGGCCGCCTTCTCTTTCTGCCCTCACATGGTTTGTATGCTTTAGATCTGCAGATGCTTTTACACTTTCTCTCATTTATGTGGATTTCTTAGagacaagggaaaaaaaaactggcATTTCTAGGGCTTATCGGTGAGAATTGTAAGTGCTTTGTATCTTTGTAATCGAAGCCAAAACGTggtgtgtttgtttgttctttttttgacgGAATTGAAGTTGGATCAACAGCAAAAAGACAGATTTTTGTTGGGCCACTGATCAATCCTTGTACATGGGCTTGTAAATTGGAAGGGAGGagattttggagagaaagacTTAGTTTTGCAGAAAGATCAGATTTGTGTAATTGGGTTGCCACAAACCCTAGAGGTCTGAGTTTGATTGCTTTGGTGAATTTTGGTACTAGTAATTTGCACTGGAGTGGTTAGGGGTACCGGGACGAGGAGGGATGTCGTCCTTAAGTAGGGAGCTGGTTTTCTTGATCTTACAGTTCTTAGATGAGGAGAAGTTCAAGGAAACAGTCCACAAgtaagtttctttctttctttctttctttagttttaaattgggaagattttttttttgtgaaattgaatccagatttttttttatgtgattCGGGCTTAATGGTTGCTTTTGTGGTAGTTGATATGTACCTTGGTTCTCATTGAATGATACACGGAATGAAatcgaaaaactttttttttttattaattgggagtTGGTGGTTGTGTTTAGGTAATTATCATGCGTTTGAATTATGTAGGAAGTGAAATCGAGAACCCAGCTCTTATTTGTGAAGTACTTAATGGTTGCATTAAGGCAATTGTTATGCTGCTTGAATAATTTAGGACGCGAAATTGTTAGATAATGTAGGAAGTGGATTGGAGAAACCAACTCATCTTTGTAATTGGAACTTAATTGTTGCTTATAGGTAATTACTATGCTGTGATAAGAAAAGGTAATTATTATGCTGCACAAATAGTTAAGGAAGTGAAATTTAGAAAccggcttttttttttcttttatcaaaattttatttttcttttatcaaaaaaaaaaaaagggttttttttttcttaattggaACTTAAt
This region includes:
- the LOC131306917 gene encoding uncharacterized protein LOC131306917; the encoded protein is MRQPWFEWPQGKLGTDNGQTNQNPRKKWSYHNELGHYTTACTPYKALLERLAAQGHLDQYIDRAKTPARQTNPNPNKQRPLIHVIHGPMTKASETALKADIDHASTSKQILSVGCGSKRQRPQDVPKWTISFTERDLEHVKTPHSDALVVTIQIGVHDVKRVLIDQGSSAEVMHYDLFKKLDLPEAIFKMLDEQIGHTVEAYIDDLVVKSKKESNHLRDLVEVFDILKLHKLQLNPEKCAFGVSARKFLGHLVTRRGIEADPNQIKAVQDLCPPRAIKEDYLNSAPLLVKPKEFETLYLYLAVSAHATTSALVRREGADDKPIYFTSKTLLPAQTRYLPLKKLALALVSAARKLLPYFQSHPIVVLTEHPLKSLFRKADLSNRVSKWAVELANFDIRFEPRTAIKGQVLADFIAELTPEDTELLNIPIPTQTVAEHQLSPEPWHLFQGDIWRLHVDGASNSNGPGAGVVLVSPCGTLHESAISINFPVTKNEVEYEALLTGLRSTVVMEISNLVVYCDSQLIVNQILGDYEARDPRMSKYQATAAELITHFPNFKIEQINREHNAHADTLAGLASASKATEFRTISFGNMDHPSFDTTSKVLNVELGPSWMDEIIAFLKNDTLPADKKEAYRIRNKAVHYSLSESGQLYRKSISGPYLLVVHPTQNLSPIISPWPFAQWGLDIVGKLPTAPGGFKFLITATDYFSKWVEAEPLVTITEADVRRFVWRNIVTRFGVPYAIVSDNGSQFVGKDLTNLCEEFGIRFFNSTPAYPQGNGQAEATNKTVCAGIKRRLNSKRGKWVEELPRVFWAYRSTPRHSTGQTPFSMAFGMEAVIPLESKFPTLRTENFDPKTNEEAVQQELTLAEEKCDDAQLKLAEYQQQVARAYNRSVRIKTFKPDDLVWQKVVQASKKQKCKPNWEGPFRVVKIAGEGAYARHTFR